A portion of the Pseudarthrobacter sp. L1SW genome contains these proteins:
- a CDS encoding Lrp/AsnC family transcriptional regulator, translating into MNNLDATDLKILLALIQDPRIQVGELSESLGIARNTAQTRLRRLIRAGVLRPGGREVDLEAVGYDVVAFVTIEVSHRELDGVVAALRLIPQVLEVHEISGRGDVWCRVVATDTHNLQSSLRQVLRIKGVIRTETVLALHTHIPYRTEPLISGLAKASNT; encoded by the coding sequence ATGAACAATCTTGATGCCACCGACCTGAAAATCCTGTTGGCCCTCATCCAGGACCCCAGGATCCAGGTCGGTGAACTCAGCGAATCCTTGGGCATCGCCCGCAACACGGCCCAGACGCGGCTGCGGCGCCTCATCCGGGCAGGAGTACTGAGGCCGGGCGGCCGCGAAGTGGACCTTGAGGCCGTGGGCTATGACGTGGTGGCCTTCGTGACGATCGAAGTTTCGCACCGCGAGCTGGACGGTGTGGTAGCCGCGCTGCGCCTGATCCCCCAGGTCCTGGAAGTTCATGAGATCTCAGGCCGCGGCGATGTCTGGTGCCGCGTGGTGGCCACGGACACCCACAACCTCCAGTCCTCCCTGCGGCAGGTCCTGAGAATCAAGGGCGTGATCCGGACCGAAACCGTGCTGGCGCTGCATACCCATATCCCCTACCGCACCGAGCCGCTGATCAGCGGCCTGGCCAAGGCGTCAAACACCTGA
- a CDS encoding Lrp/AsnC family transcriptional regulator: MSTNARIPRPGAHLEPLDAIDERLLAALVADARISNKQLAELVGIAPSTALMRTRALSERGIVQGYEAKLSLSAIGRSVQALVAVRLRAHDRDQIDRFTARVPHLPAVLSTFHTSGSVDYLLHIAVATTEDLRDWVLDNLATDPVVGHTETTLVFEHIQGNHGPLPE; the protein is encoded by the coding sequence GTGAGCACGAACGCCAGGATTCCCAGGCCGGGGGCGCACCTCGAGCCGCTGGATGCGATTGACGAACGGCTCCTGGCCGCGCTGGTGGCGGACGCGCGGATCTCAAACAAGCAACTGGCGGAACTTGTCGGGATTGCCCCCTCCACCGCCCTTATGCGCACGCGTGCCCTGTCCGAGCGCGGGATCGTGCAGGGCTATGAGGCAAAGCTCAGCCTTTCCGCCATCGGACGGTCGGTGCAGGCGTTGGTTGCCGTGCGCCTGCGCGCCCACGACCGGGACCAGATTGACCGCTTCACCGCCCGTGTGCCACACCTGCCCGCGGTGCTGTCCACGTTCCACACCTCAGGCTCCGTGGACTACCTGCTGCATATCGCCGTCGCCACTACCGAGGACCTGCGGGACTGGGTGCTGGACAACCTGGCAACGGATCCGGTGGTGGGGCACACGGAAACCACGTTGGTGTTTGAACACATCCAGGGCAACCACGGGCCGCTCCCTGAGTGA
- a CDS encoding ABC transporter permease translates to MDWFLANSGMVLERAGQHLVLALVPMVLGLVISIPLAQLARQNRALRSVVLTASSLLYTIPSLALFIILPTILGTRILDPLNVVVALTIYAVALLVRAALDAFDSVSGDVSQAAVAMGYKPLARFLRVDLPLSLPVLFAGLRVVSVSNISLVSVAALLGIGNLGMLFTSGLQRDFVTEVVVGIIAILVLALLMDAFLVLLERLLTPWERAGKRPDRQREAGQAGEAPAAALDPALRLSEPKAGGGNP, encoded by the coding sequence ATGGACTGGTTCCTCGCCAACAGCGGCATGGTGCTGGAGCGCGCCGGCCAGCACCTGGTGCTGGCCCTCGTCCCCATGGTCCTGGGGCTGGTCATCTCCATCCCCCTGGCCCAGCTGGCGCGGCAGAACCGGGCGCTCCGCTCGGTGGTGCTCACAGCCTCCTCGCTCCTGTACACCATCCCGTCGCTGGCACTGTTCATCATCCTGCCCACCATCCTGGGCACCAGGATCCTGGATCCACTCAACGTGGTGGTGGCCCTGACCATCTACGCCGTTGCCCTGCTGGTCCGGGCGGCCCTGGACGCCTTCGACTCTGTCAGCGGGGACGTGAGCCAGGCCGCCGTCGCCATGGGCTACAAACCGCTGGCGCGGTTCCTCCGCGTGGACCTGCCGCTGTCCCTGCCCGTCCTCTTCGCCGGGCTCCGGGTGGTCTCGGTCAGCAATATCTCCCTGGTCAGCGTGGCCGCGCTGCTGGGCATCGGAAACCTGGGGATGCTCTTCACCTCCGGACTCCAGCGGGACTTTGTCACCGAAGTGGTGGTGGGGATCATCGCCATCCTGGTCCTGGCACTGCTGATGGATGCGTTCCTGGTCCTGCTGGAACGGCTCCTGACCCCGTGGGAGCGCGCCGGGAAGAGGCCGGACAGGCAGCGGGAAGCCGGGCAGGCCGGTGAGGCACCTGCCGCAGCACTTGACCCGGCCCTCAGGCTGTCCGAGCCCAAGGCGGGAGGCGGAAACCCATGA
- a CDS encoding ABC transporter substrate-binding protein, which produces MKESRQHHLGRRAFSGLAAGLGLAMALSACGGSSDPLSKAPASSGAASGGATSLVIGSADFTESQIIGELYAGALNAAGVTATTKPNIGSREVYFKAVQDGSVDVIPDYTGNLLLHVDKEASEVSAEDIAKALPDKLPGGLAILEPAKAEDKDAMVVTKATAEKYQLKSIEDLAKVCSEIVVGAPATFAERAYGLPGLKKNYNCEPKKLEPFSDGGGPVTLKALLEDQVQVADIYTTTPSIADNDLVVLEDPKNNFIAQQVVPLYNEAKMTDKAKEALNSVSRVLTTEDLINLNRAVSGSQKQGAKEAAQAWLKEKGIVK; this is translated from the coding sequence ATGAAAGAAAGCCGCCAACACCATCTCGGCCGGCGTGCGTTCAGCGGCCTCGCGGCAGGCCTCGGCCTGGCCATGGCGCTCTCTGCCTGCGGCGGATCCTCGGACCCCCTAAGCAAGGCGCCGGCCAGCAGCGGTGCAGCCTCCGGGGGAGCAACATCCCTGGTCATCGGTTCAGCCGACTTCACGGAAAGCCAGATCATCGGCGAACTGTACGCCGGGGCGCTGAACGCAGCCGGGGTCACCGCCACCACCAAGCCCAACATCGGCTCCCGCGAGGTGTACTTCAAGGCCGTCCAGGACGGTTCCGTGGACGTCATTCCGGATTACACCGGCAACCTGCTGCTGCACGTGGACAAGGAAGCCTCGGAGGTTTCGGCGGAAGACATCGCCAAGGCCCTGCCGGACAAGCTGCCCGGCGGGCTTGCCATCCTGGAGCCGGCCAAGGCCGAAGACAAGGACGCCATGGTGGTCACCAAGGCAACCGCCGAAAAGTACCAGCTGAAGTCCATTGAGGACCTGGCCAAGGTCTGCAGCGAGATCGTCGTGGGGGCTCCGGCCACCTTTGCCGAGCGCGCCTACGGCCTGCCGGGGCTGAAGAAGAACTACAACTGCGAGCCCAAGAAACTGGAACCCTTCAGCGACGGCGGCGGTCCAGTGACCCTGAAGGCGCTCCTGGAGGACCAGGTCCAGGTGGCGGACATCTACACCACTACCCCGTCCATCGCGGACAACGACCTTGTGGTGCTCGAGGACCCCAAGAACAACTTCATCGCCCAGCAGGTGGTTCCGCTGTACAACGAGGCGAAGATGACGGACAAGGCCAAGGAAGCGCTCAACTCGGTGTCCCGCGTGCTGACCACCGAGGACCTGATCAACCTGAACCGGGCCGTCAGCGGCAGCCAGAAACAGGGCGCCAAGGAAGCCGCACAGGCGTGGCTGAAGGAAAAGGGCATCGTGAAGTAG
- a CDS encoding MFS transporter, with product MAHMVRPAGNSPSPRWDGHAKGSTAYARILAGLSFAGVATFAQLYSTQAVLPILASDLQVTAADAALTISLATVGLAATVIPWSFLADRIGRVRAMTWGISVATVLGLLVPLSTSFGMLLALRLLEGMALGGIPAIAIAYLNEEVTKAHAALAAGSYVAGTTLGGLAGRLVAGPAGELWGWRAAALAVSILATAAAVAFLVLVPRARGFVSAPASGLRGAFRTLGGHLRNARLLVLYGQAFLMMGGFVAVYNYLGFRLSGEPFSLPGTLISLIFLAYLSGTVTSRWSAGLTLRFGRRSVLLSGLALSTAGLALTLTESLPLILAGLVVFTGGFFAAHSIGAGWTGALGSTGRAQAASLYNLAYYLGSSIIGWAGGLAFQSLGWNALAAAVMILACLTAAAVAVVHPRAEGPGA from the coding sequence ATGGCACACATGGTCCGTCCCGCAGGCAACAGTCCTTCCCCCCGCTGGGACGGCCATGCCAAGGGGTCGACGGCGTACGCCAGGATCCTCGCCGGCCTTTCCTTTGCGGGAGTGGCCACCTTTGCGCAGCTCTATTCAACCCAGGCCGTCCTGCCGATCCTGGCCTCGGACCTGCAGGTCACCGCGGCCGACGCAGCCCTGACCATTTCCCTGGCAACCGTGGGCCTTGCGGCGACCGTGATCCCCTGGTCCTTCCTTGCGGACCGCATCGGCCGGGTGCGGGCGATGACATGGGGGATCTCGGTGGCCACCGTCCTGGGGCTGCTGGTGCCGCTGTCCACCAGCTTTGGCATGCTGCTTGCCCTGCGGCTTCTGGAAGGCATGGCGCTCGGCGGCATTCCGGCCATCGCCATCGCCTACCTCAACGAGGAGGTCACCAAAGCGCATGCGGCCCTGGCGGCGGGAAGCTACGTCGCCGGAACAACGCTGGGCGGCCTTGCCGGCCGGCTGGTTGCAGGGCCGGCCGGCGAGCTGTGGGGCTGGCGCGCCGCCGCGCTGGCGGTTTCGATCCTGGCCACGGCGGCCGCGGTGGCCTTCCTGGTCCTGGTGCCGCGCGCCCGGGGCTTCGTCTCCGCCCCCGCATCCGGCCTGCGCGGCGCCTTCCGGACCTTGGGCGGCCACCTGCGCAATGCCCGTCTGCTGGTCCTCTACGGTCAGGCCTTCCTGATGATGGGCGGGTTCGTGGCGGTCTACAACTACCTGGGGTTCCGGCTTTCGGGCGAACCGTTCAGCCTGCCGGGAACGCTGATCAGCCTGATCTTCCTGGCCTACCTGTCCGGGACAGTGACCTCACGCTGGTCCGCAGGACTGACCCTTCGCTTCGGGCGCCGCAGCGTCCTGCTCTCCGGCCTGGCGCTGTCGACGGCGGGCCTCGCCCTGACGCTGACCGAGTCCCTCCCCCTGATACTGGCGGGGCTCGTGGTGTTCACCGGCGGCTTCTTCGCCGCGCACAGCATCGGGGCGGGCTGGACAGGTGCCCTCGGCAGCACCGGCCGGGCGCAGGCTGCCTCCCTCTATAACCTGGCCTACTACCTGGGCTCCAGCATCATCGGATGGGCGGGCGGCCTGGCCTTCCAGTCCCTCGGCTGGAACGCGCTGGCCGCGGCAGTCATGATACTGGCCTGCCTCACTGCGGCCGCTGTCGCCGTCGTCCATCCCCGGGCTGAAGGCCCCGGGGCGTAA
- a CDS encoding N-acetylglucosamine kinase, which translates to MTNAENSAALPASSPLRGAIIGLDIGGTKTHGVRFEDGIPVADESAGSSNVQNVSRDEAAANLADLFSRIGGGHVSQVYAGSGGIDTDDDAAALASLIQPHVPGARVTVVHDSRLLLAAGYASTGVAVIAGTGSAAWGRNADGGEARAGGWGYLLGDEGSGYWLGREAVRHSLRRMNQGLPADVLTNALLQSCGVDDPNRLIALFHSPKTGRRFWAQQARLVVEAAAGGHPESQALLEQAGEDLSALALQVLGLLGIAGPVILGGGLGMNVAPLQHSFRRHLTAAGVTDVRVLDQEPVFGVLQLVAEQS; encoded by the coding sequence GTGACCAACGCCGAAAACTCCGCCGCACTCCCTGCCTCCAGCCCACTCCGTGGCGCCATCATCGGGCTGGATATCGGCGGGACCAAGACCCACGGCGTCCGTTTTGAGGACGGGATACCGGTTGCGGATGAGTCGGCCGGCAGTTCCAATGTGCAGAACGTCAGCCGCGACGAGGCAGCAGCCAACCTTGCCGACCTCTTTTCGCGGATCGGCGGGGGCCACGTATCGCAGGTGTACGCCGGTTCCGGCGGCATTGACACCGACGACGACGCCGCCGCCCTTGCGTCCCTGATCCAGCCGCACGTCCCCGGCGCCCGGGTCACCGTGGTCCATGATTCGCGCCTTCTGCTGGCGGCCGGATACGCGAGCACCGGTGTTGCGGTGATCGCCGGCACGGGGTCGGCGGCCTGGGGCAGGAATGCAGACGGCGGCGAGGCCAGGGCGGGCGGCTGGGGGTACCTTCTGGGTGATGAAGGCAGCGGCTACTGGCTGGGCCGCGAAGCGGTGCGGCACAGCCTCCGGCGGATGAACCAGGGCCTGCCGGCCGACGTCCTGACCAATGCCCTCTTGCAGTCCTGCGGGGTGGACGATCCCAACCGGTTGATTGCGCTGTTCCATTCGCCCAAAACCGGCCGGCGCTTCTGGGCGCAGCAGGCCCGGCTGGTGGTGGAGGCGGCAGCCGGCGGCCACCCGGAGAGCCAGGCCCTGCTGGAGCAGGCCGGCGAAGACCTGTCAGCACTGGCCCTTCAGGTACTGGGCCTGCTGGGTATTGCCGGTCCGGTGATCCTGGGCGGGGGCCTGGGCATGAACGTGGCCCCGCTGCAGCATTCCTTCCGCCGCCACCTCACGGCTGCGGGCGTCACCGACGTCCGGGTGCTGGACCAGGAACCGGTGTTCGGTGTGCTGCAGCTGGTGGCCGAGCAGTCCTAG
- a CDS encoding pirin family protein has translation MTNLEIAPQQEVCPPAGADGTSGPCLQLWPQREVPLGGVRAMNVQRTLPQRGLPTIGAWCFLDSFGPDRTAMSVLPHPHIGLQTVTWPLAGHIRHRDSVGSDVVVRPGELNIMTAGHGVSHSEFAVLPPAGEDLPVQRGLQLWVALPESERHRRPAFEQHRELPRASGQGFTATVMVGELAGVASPATMYSPIVGADVSCGGGSAVLPLNAGFEHGILVLDGGLAVDGQEVPPGPLGYLGTGRTELQVQALPGTRFLLIGGEPFQEELLMWWNFVGRTHDEVEQARSDWEAQAGLPEAEEAAARYGLVPGHGPDAGPEAGRIPAPPLPGVRLTPRKRL, from the coding sequence GTGACCAATTTGGAGATTGCGCCCCAGCAGGAAGTGTGCCCGCCGGCAGGCGCGGACGGCACGTCCGGACCCTGCCTGCAGCTGTGGCCGCAGCGCGAAGTGCCGCTGGGCGGAGTCAGGGCCATGAACGTCCAGCGGACGCTGCCGCAGCGCGGCCTTCCCACCATCGGGGCGTGGTGTTTCCTGGACAGCTTCGGCCCTGACCGGACTGCGATGTCCGTGCTCCCCCACCCCCATATCGGCCTCCAGACCGTGACCTGGCCCCTGGCCGGCCACATCAGGCACCGCGACAGCGTCGGCAGCGACGTGGTGGTCCGGCCGGGCGAGCTGAACATCATGACGGCCGGCCACGGTGTCTCCCACTCGGAGTTCGCCGTGCTGCCGCCTGCCGGGGAGGACCTCCCGGTCCAGCGCGGCCTGCAGCTCTGGGTGGCCCTGCCTGAGAGCGAACGGCACCGCCGGCCTGCGTTCGAGCAGCACCGCGAACTTCCCCGGGCCAGCGGGCAGGGTTTTACCGCCACTGTCATGGTGGGCGAACTCGCCGGCGTCGCCTCGCCGGCAACGATGTACTCACCGATCGTGGGCGCTGACGTTTCGTGCGGTGGCGGGTCCGCAGTGCTGCCGCTCAACGCCGGCTTCGAGCACGGGATCCTGGTGCTCGACGGCGGCCTGGCGGTGGACGGCCAGGAGGTTCCGCCCGGGCCGCTGGGCTACCTGGGCACCGGGCGTACAGAACTGCAGGTCCAGGCACTTCCCGGCACACGCTTCCTGCTGATCGGAGGCGAGCCCTTCCAGGAGGAACTGCTGATGTGGTGGAACTTTGTTGGCCGCACGCACGACGAAGTGGAGCAGGCACGGAGTGACTGGGAAGCCCAGGCCGGACTGCCCGAAGCCGAGGAGGCGGCAGCCCGGTACGGCCTGGTCCCCGGCCACGGGCCCGACGCCGGGCCGGAGGCGGGCCGCATTCCTGCTCCCCCGCTGCCCGGTGTGCGGCTCACGCCCCGGAAGCGGCTGTAG
- a CDS encoding ABC transporter permease has protein sequence MSVFSDTFAWLADPENWTGSAGIPARLGEHLQYTGLVMLIAAAIAVPVGMYVGHTGRGRVAVVALAGALRALPTLGLLTLFVLLAGIGLMPPIWALVILTVPPLLAGTYAGISSVDRNVVDAARAMGMTELQVLFRAELPNALTVMFGGFRTGVLQVIATVSVVAYINLGGLGRYLFDGLVLSDFPQMLGGSLLIAALAIAVDLVLSLFQRLFLATGASRQSRRSQQAAADLTDPVPTEAVVQGGKS, from the coding sequence ATGAGCGTTTTCTCCGACACCTTCGCCTGGCTTGCCGATCCGGAGAACTGGACCGGCAGCGCCGGGATCCCCGCCCGGCTGGGCGAACACCTCCAGTACACCGGCCTGGTGATGCTGATCGCCGCCGCCATCGCCGTCCCCGTAGGCATGTACGTAGGCCATACGGGCAGGGGAAGGGTCGCGGTGGTTGCGCTCGCCGGGGCGCTGCGGGCACTGCCCACGCTCGGCCTGCTCACGCTCTTCGTGCTCCTGGCCGGGATCGGGCTGATGCCGCCCATCTGGGCGCTGGTCATCCTCACTGTCCCGCCCCTGCTTGCGGGCACCTACGCCGGTATCTCCAGCGTGGACCGCAACGTGGTGGACGCCGCCCGTGCCATGGGCATGACCGAACTGCAGGTTCTGTTCCGGGCAGAGCTGCCCAACGCGCTCACCGTGATGTTCGGCGGCTTCCGCACCGGCGTGCTGCAGGTCATCGCCACGGTCTCCGTGGTGGCCTACATCAACCTGGGCGGCCTGGGCAGGTACCTCTTCGACGGGCTCGTCCTCAGCGACTTCCCCCAGATGCTCGGCGGTTCCCTGCTCATCGCGGCCCTGGCGATCGCCGTCGACCTTGTCCTTTCCCTTTTCCAGAGGCTGTTCCTGGCAACAGGCGCCTCGAGGCAGTCCCGCCGCAGCCAGCAGGCTGCGGCCGATCTCACAGACCCCGTCCCTACGGAGGCTGTGGTACAAGGAGGTAAATCATGA
- the corA gene encoding magnesium/cobalt transporter CorA, which produces MTIIDNAVYVNGVRHAEPENLEQTFETLARHGGMAWIGLYRPTAEEMAAVAAEFGLHALAVEDAISAHQRPKIERYEDNLFTVLRPARYLDATETVEFGELHIFTGKNFVVTVRHAETAGVARVRQRLEGRPDLLRHGPEAVLYALLDRVVDDYGPVVAGLENDIDEIEDQLFSGDTAVSRRIYELAREVIQFQRAIHPLPDIMRQLKQGFEKYDVETDLRHNLRDVEDHVERVISRADSFRDLLQNALTLDGTLTANRQNEASAEQNEQVKKISSWAAILFAPSFVAGVYGMNFDHMPELHWELGYPMAIGLMIATAALMYGIFKGKGWL; this is translated from the coding sequence ATGACCATCATCGACAACGCCGTCTACGTGAACGGCGTGCGCCACGCCGAGCCCGAAAACCTGGAGCAGACGTTCGAAACCCTTGCCCGGCACGGAGGCATGGCGTGGATCGGGCTCTACCGGCCAACGGCGGAGGAAATGGCAGCCGTTGCCGCCGAGTTCGGCCTGCACGCGCTTGCCGTGGAGGACGCCATCTCCGCCCACCAGCGCCCCAAGATCGAGCGCTATGAGGACAACCTCTTCACCGTCCTCCGGCCCGCACGGTACCTGGACGCGACTGAAACGGTTGAATTCGGCGAACTGCACATCTTCACGGGGAAGAACTTCGTGGTCACGGTCCGGCACGCCGAGACGGCCGGTGTGGCACGGGTACGGCAGCGGCTGGAAGGCCGGCCGGACCTGCTGCGGCACGGGCCCGAGGCCGTGCTCTACGCACTGCTGGACAGGGTTGTGGATGACTACGGGCCCGTGGTGGCCGGACTTGAAAACGACATCGACGAGATTGAAGACCAACTGTTCAGCGGCGACACCGCAGTATCCCGGCGCATCTATGAGCTTGCCCGCGAGGTCATCCAGTTCCAGCGGGCCATCCATCCCCTCCCGGACATCATGCGCCAGCTCAAGCAGGGCTTTGAAAAGTACGACGTCGAGACCGACCTCCGGCACAACCTCCGCGACGTGGAAGACCACGTGGAACGGGTCATTTCCCGGGCCGACTCCTTCCGCGACCTGCTGCAGAACGCCCTGACGCTGGACGGCACGCTCACAGCCAACCGGCAGAACGAGGCCAGCGCCGAGCAGAACGAACAGGTGAAGAAGATTTCGTCCTGGGCTGCGATCCTCTTCGCGCCGTCCTTCGTTGCCGGTGTCTACGGGATGAATTTCGACCACATGCCCGAGCTCCACTGGGAGCTCGGGTATCCGATGGCGATCGGACTGATGATCGCGACGGCGGCCCTCATGTACGGCATCTTCAAGGGGAAGGGCTGGCTCTAG
- a CDS encoding ABC transporter ATP-binding protein encodes MDQAMIEFQSVTKQYQGGQPAVDNLSMSISKGSITVLVGPSGCGKTTTLRMINRMVEPTSGTITVGGRDVTAVPAAELRRSMGYVMQSAGLLPHRSVLDNIATVPRLNGVSKSDARRRAEELLDVVGLARSLGKRYPSQLSGGQQQRVGVARALAADPPVLLMDEPFSAVDPVVRDELQQELLRLQKDLAKTIVFVTHDIDEATVLGDKVAVFAVGGKLAQYATPEEILRAPANDFVASFVGRDRGFRHLGFTPSDGVTLHPVPTIVRGRDGNADAEAAGGWQLVVDEELRPLGWSTPGTDGGLIPGGSLFRPGESLRRALDAALSSPSGLGVAVDEEGTVKGVIRGGEVLALIEEARQLRQAAL; translated from the coding sequence ATGGACCAGGCGATGATCGAGTTTCAGAGCGTTACCAAGCAGTACCAGGGCGGGCAGCCTGCCGTGGACAACCTCTCCATGTCCATCAGCAAGGGCTCCATCACCGTCCTGGTTGGCCCGTCAGGCTGCGGCAAGACAACTACGCTGCGCATGATCAACAGGATGGTGGAACCCACATCCGGCACCATCACTGTGGGCGGCCGGGACGTGACCGCCGTCCCGGCCGCTGAACTGCGCCGCTCTATGGGGTACGTGATGCAGTCGGCAGGCCTGCTCCCGCACCGCTCCGTGCTGGACAACATCGCCACCGTGCCCCGGCTGAACGGGGTGTCCAAGTCCGACGCCCGCCGCCGTGCCGAGGAACTGCTGGACGTGGTGGGCCTGGCACGTTCACTGGGGAAGCGCTACCCTTCCCAGCTTTCCGGCGGCCAGCAGCAGCGCGTCGGAGTGGCCCGCGCGCTCGCCGCCGATCCTCCCGTCCTGCTTATGGACGAACCCTTCAGCGCCGTGGATCCCGTGGTCCGGGACGAACTCCAGCAGGAACTGCTGAGGCTCCAGAAGGACCTGGCCAAAACCATCGTCTTTGTCACCCATGACATCGATGAAGCCACCGTCCTGGGGGACAAAGTAGCGGTCTTCGCAGTGGGCGGAAAGCTCGCCCAGTACGCCACGCCGGAGGAGATCCTCCGGGCGCCGGCAAATGACTTCGTTGCCTCGTTCGTCGGACGGGACCGCGGGTTCCGGCACCTTGGCTTCACCCCGTCCGACGGCGTTACCCTCCATCCGGTGCCCACGATCGTCCGCGGCCGCGACGGCAACGCCGATGCGGAAGCCGCTGGCGGCTGGCAGCTGGTGGTGGATGAGGAGCTGCGCCCCCTTGGCTGGTCGACTCCAGGCACTGACGGAGGCCTCATTCCGGGGGGTTCCCTGTTCCGCCCGGGGGAAAGCCTGCGCCGGGCGCTGGACGCCGCGCTCTCCTCGCCGTCGGGCCTGGGCGTGGCAGTGGATGAAGAGGGCACGGTGAAGGGCGTGATCCGCGGCGGCGAAGTGCTGGCCCTCATTGAAGAGGCACGCCAGCTCCGGCAGGCTGCGCTCTGA
- a CDS encoding MFS transporter, with translation MTVFSELRMRPAPAAARGGWDASTTARLVMAGAVIFVLLVGANLATPLYPLLQAELGLSSLGVTAAFASYVLSLVATLMLAGHWSDHIGRRAALILAVVVGLAGGWVFAEAQTLAALCAGRALQGTAVALATGASAAALRELLPSRPEWASRFTLLASSGGVAAGPVIGGLLSLLPGPTTAPYYVHSLVLAGLLVPLYLLHARPAINPPAPSRPLQALAPRRPSVSREARGAFWLAAGVGFLSFAVFGFSLSLAPGYFAQVLETDSRPLVGVLAGLALGSSALSQLLTLRGRFVVPAGLAVLGVSVLLLGAAGAWQSPPLLVAAAVTAGAGQGIAFRTVFNEVAAKVEASRHAQIVSTVYVITYLGSAVPVLGLGWASGVVGVPAAVAGFVVLCGAAALALSAVTLRLAVTGRRAAA, from the coding sequence ATGACGGTCTTCAGTGAACTCCGGATGCGCCCCGCCCCGGCTGCTGCCAGAGGAGGCTGGGATGCATCCACCACGGCGCGGCTGGTGATGGCAGGCGCCGTCATTTTCGTTCTGCTGGTGGGAGCCAACCTGGCCACGCCGCTGTATCCGCTCCTGCAGGCGGAGCTCGGGCTGTCCAGCCTGGGCGTGACCGCCGCGTTCGCCAGCTATGTCCTGTCCCTCGTGGCCACGCTCATGCTGGCAGGGCACTGGTCGGACCACATCGGGCGCCGGGCTGCGCTCATCCTCGCCGTCGTCGTCGGGCTGGCAGGAGGCTGGGTCTTTGCGGAAGCGCAGACGCTCGCTGCCTTGTGCGCCGGGCGCGCGCTGCAGGGCACAGCTGTGGCGCTGGCAACCGGAGCCAGCGCCGCAGCGCTGCGGGAGCTCCTCCCGTCCCGTCCCGAGTGGGCATCCCGGTTCACCTTGCTGGCATCGTCCGGGGGAGTTGCGGCCGGACCGGTTATCGGGGGACTGCTGTCCCTCCTCCCGGGCCCCACCACAGCCCCCTATTACGTCCATTCCCTGGTTCTGGCCGGCCTCCTGGTGCCGCTGTACCTGCTTCATGCCCGCCCGGCAATCAACCCTCCAGCCCCGTCCAGGCCGCTGCAGGCCTTGGCGCCCCGCCGTCCGTCCGTATCGCGGGAGGCGAGGGGCGCCTTCTGGCTCGCAGCCGGCGTCGGCTTCCTCAGCTTTGCTGTTTTCGGCTTCTCCCTGTCGCTTGCCCCCGGCTACTTCGCGCAGGTCCTGGAGACGGACTCCCGCCCCCTGGTCGGCGTGCTGGCCGGCCTGGCCCTGGGGTCCTCGGCGCTGAGCCAGCTGCTGACCCTCCGGGGCCGCTTCGTGGTTCCGGCCGGGCTTGCGGTCCTGGGCGTGTCCGTGCTTCTCCTGGGGGCCGCGGGCGCCTGGCAGAGCCCGCCGCTGCTGGTGGCAGCCGCCGTTACGGCCGGGGCAGGGCAGGGCATCGCCTTCCGCACTGTTTTCAACGAGGTAGCGGCCAAGGTGGAGGCATCACGGCATGCGCAGATCGTCAGCACTGTCTACGTCATCACGTACCTGGGAAGCGCAGTGCCGGTCCTGGGCCTGGGCTGGGCCTCCGGCGTGGTCGGGGTGCCCGCCGCCGTGGCAGGTTTCGTTGTGCTGTGCGGCGCCGCTGCGTTGGCCCTCTCAGCGGTGACACTCCGCCTTGCCGTCACCGGCCGCAGGGCCGCCGCTTAA
- a CDS encoding DUF1761 domain-containing protein translates to MDWLSYVSQINWLAVLLAFLATMAIGFVWYMPAVLGNRWMAAIGKTEDDLKNISGGAGIWLPMMAAAALTSVLLAILIAKLGLDSAVAGGWFALVLGLVFRAGGHVIHNGFAGRPAAVTLIDSGHDLVAMTVAGAIIGGMS, encoded by the coding sequence ATGGATTGGCTCTCGTACGTTTCTCAGATCAACTGGCTCGCCGTGCTGCTGGCCTTCCTCGCGACCATGGCCATCGGCTTTGTCTGGTACATGCCCGCAGTCCTGGGCAACCGGTGGATGGCTGCCATCGGCAAGACCGAGGACGATCTCAAGAACATCAGCGGCGGGGCAGGAATCTGGCTCCCGATGATGGCGGCCGCAGCCCTGACTTCGGTCCTGCTCGCTATCCTGATCGCCAAGCTCGGCCTGGACAGCGCCGTGGCAGGCGGCTGGTTCGCCCTGGTCCTGGGACTGGTGTTCAGGGCCGGCGGGCACGTCATCCACAACGGCTTTGCCGGGCGCCCCGCAGCCGTCACGCTGATCGACTCCGGCCACGACCTGGTGGCCATGACAGTGGCCGGTGCCATCATCGGCGGAATGTCCTGA